From the Desulfobacterales bacterium genome, the window GGCGCCCCAGGTGGTGGAAGACCAGGTGACCTATCCATTGACCACCGCCATGCTGGCGGTCCCCTATGCAAAGGTCGTTCGAGGATACTCTTTTTTTGGATATTCTTTTGTTTATATTATCTTTGAGGACGGGACCGACCTGTACTGGGCCCGTTCGCGGGTTCTCGAATATCTCAATTATGTGTCCGCGCGCCTTCCGGGGGGGGTAACGCCCAGCCTGGGGCCGGATGCCACGGGGGTCGGCTGGGTATATGAATATATCCTCAAAGATACCACCGGCCGTTACGACCTCCAGCAACTCAGAAGTATTCAGGACTGGTACCTCCGGTATGAACTGACCACTGTCAATGGTGTCTCCGAAGTCGCGAGCATCGGGGGCTTTGTCAAGCAGTACCAGGTGGAAGTCGATCCGAACAAACTGCAGGCCTACAATATTTCCATCCAGAAGATAAAGCAAGCGATTCAGCGTTCCAATAACGATGTCGGTGGAAAACTGGTCGAAATGGCGGAAACCGAATTCATGGTAAGGGGGCTCGGATATATCCGTTCGATAGAAGATCTGGAGAAAATTGTCATTAGTGTGGACTCACAGGGAACGCCGGTTTTGTTGAAAAACATCGCGAATATCCAGATTGGGCCCGAATTGCGCCGGGGGATTCTGGATTGGAACGGTGAAGGCGAAGCCGCCGGCGGCGTTGTCGTGATGAGGTTTGGTGAAAATGCTTTGAAGGTGATCCAAAACGTAAAGAAAAAGCTCAAAGCGCTTGAAAAGGGTCTTCCACCGGGAGTGATTATCGTTAAAGGCTATGACCGCTCAGGGTTAATTGAACGGGCCATCAAGACACTCAAAAGAAAGTTAATCGAGGAAATGACTGTAGTTGCGCTGATCTGTGTCATCTTTCTACTCCATTTCAGATCGGCATTTGTGGCCATCTTTACCCTGCCGGCCGGTCTTCTGGTTTCCTTTCTGATTATGTACTTTCTGCGCATCAACGCCAACATCATGAGCTTAGGCGGTATCGCCATCGCCATTGGTGTGATGGTGGATGCAGCCGTGGTGTTGGTTGAAAACGCTCATAAACACATGGAAAAAAGCCAGGGGAACAAGCCCCACGCAGAGATTATCTCTGAATCTGCAAAAGAGGTCGGCCCTGCCCTTTTCTATAGCCTGCTTATTATTGCGGTCTCTTTTCTGCCGGTTCTAAGCCTTCAGGCTCAGTCAGGGCGTTTGTTCAAACCATTGGCCTATACATATATCTTTGCCATTGCCGCCTCTTCTGTTATTGCGGTTACCGTTGTGCCGGTGCTGATGACCTTTTTTATCAGAGAAAAAACACTGCCACCTGAAACAGGTAAGTGGAAGAAAGTGCGCATCTGGGCCGGGTTTGTCGGCGGACCGCCCGCTCTTGTTGTTGCGGCCGGACTGGCAGGTGTCTCCTTGCCCGATTGGGCCCTGGTTGGAGCTCTTGTGGTGTCGGCCTTCTCAGCGGTTTGTCTCGTACCGCAAAAAATCATGCCGGAAGCGCTAAACCCCATCAGTCGGTTTTTTATATGGGTGTATCGTCCTTTTATCAATCAGGTGCTCAGTTGGCGAAAAACGACCTTGTTGGTGACCATTGCCGTTCTAGGAATTTCCATTTATCCGGCATTGAAAATAGGAAGCGAATTTATGCCTCCGCTGAATGAGGGCGACCTGCTCTATATGCCCACAACCCTTCCCGGTATTTCCATAACCAAAGCCAAGGAACTGCTCCAACAGACCGATCGAATCATTCAACAGTTCCCCGAGGTGCACCACACGCTCGGTAAGGTCGGACGGGCTGAAACCGCCACCGATCCGGCCCCCCTTTCGATGGTAGAGACCACCATCACCCTCAGGCCTGAGGTGGAATATGAGAAGGTGCCGGTTAAGCGGTTTTTTTCAGATTGGCCGGGATGGCTCAAGGAACCGTTTGTCTGGATCTGGCCTGAAGTAAAACAGGGGAAGATACTGCATGAGTGGCGCAAAAAGAAAATAGATCGATTTTTTTCAGACTGGCCAGAGTGGCTGCAAGCTCCCTTTTCCATGTTCTTTGCAAAAGAGCGTTACCTGACAATTGACGAACTCATAGAAGATCTTGATCAGACGATTCGATTCCCGGGTGTTACCAACGCATGGACCATGCCTATCAAGACCCGTATGGATATGCTTTCCACCGGAATTAAAACACCGATAGGAATTAAACTGATGGGGCCCGATCTTGAAGTGCTCTCGGAACTCGGCTCCAGTATCGAAGCAGTAGTCAGGGACATTCCGGGCACCCTCTCAGCCTACTCCGAACGTGTCACCGGCGGTAACTACCTCGATTTTAATATCCGGCGGCACGAAATTGCCCGGTACGGACTGACGGTGGGCGACGTTCAGGATGTGATCATGACTGCCATCGGCGGGATGAATGTGACCAGCACGGTCGAGGGTCTGGAGCGTTATCCGGTCAATGTGCGATACA encodes:
- a CDS encoding efflux RND transporter permease subunit, with product MIAKVIGWSIKNKFMVILAMVFLMGGGTLAMLNTPLDAIPDLSDVQVIIFAEYPGQAPQVVEDQVTYPLTTAMLAVPYAKVVRGYSFFGYSFVYIIFEDGTDLYWARSRVLEYLNYVSARLPGGVTPSLGPDATGVGWVYEYILKDTTGRYDLQQLRSIQDWYLRYELTTVNGVSEVASIGGFVKQYQVEVDPNKLQAYNISIQKIKQAIQRSNNDVGGKLVEMAETEFMVRGLGYIRSIEDLEKIVISVDSQGTPVLLKNIANIQIGPELRRGILDWNGEGEAAGGVVVMRFGENALKVIQNVKKKLKALEKGLPPGVIIVKGYDRSGLIERAIKTLKRKLIEEMTVVALICVIFLLHFRSAFVAIFTLPAGLLVSFLIMYFLRINANIMSLGGIAIAIGVMVDAAVVLVENAHKHMEKSQGNKPHAEIISESAKEVGPALFYSLLIIAVSFLPVLSLQAQSGRLFKPLAYTYIFAIAASSVIAVTVVPVLMTFFIREKTLPPETGKWKKVRIWAGFVGGPPALVVAAGLAGVSLPDWALVGALVVSAFSAVCLVPQKIMPEALNPISRFFIWVYRPFINQVLSWRKTTLLVTIAVLGISIYPALKIGSEFMPPLNEGDLLYMPTTLPGISITKAKELLQQTDRIIQQFPEVHHTLGKVGRAETATDPAPLSMVETTITLRPEVEYEKVPVKRFFSDWPGWLKEPFVWIWPEVKQGKILHEWRKKKIDRFFSDWPEWLQAPFSMFFAKERYLTIDELIEDLDQTIRFPGVTNAWTMPIKTRMDMLSTGIKTPIGIKLMGPDLEVLSELGSSIEAVVRDIPGTLSAYSERVTGGNYLDFNIRRHEIARYGLTVGDVQDVIMTAIGGMNVTSTVEGLERYPVNVRYNRELRDDIDRLKRVLVSTPTGAQVPLAQLADISIHKGPAGIKSENARRSAWIYVDLKGIDIGSYVKSAKEVVEREIPLPAGYSIVWSGQFEYMEKARKTLNIIVPVTLMVIFILLYVHFHNVVEAMIVMASLPFALVGGVWLIYLLGYNLSVAVAVGFIALAGLAAETGVVMLVYLDESFNRCHAEGRLNGPEDLKATIIEGAVERVRPKLMTVSTTLIGLLPVMIGTETGSQVMKRIAGPMVGGLISSTILTLVIIPAVYYIWRKWELRIIWSEPQA